One Chordicoccus furentiruminis DNA window includes the following coding sequences:
- the trxB gene encoding thioredoxin-disulfide reductase, whose translation MYDVIIVGAGPAGLTAAIYVRRAGRSALLLEAKMVGGQIVNTPEIENYPGLKKVSGFDFTQTLFEQATAFGAEIAYETVTSVEKDGDVRTVRTASGKTYQAKAVILATGAKNRHLGLAREDELLGHGISYCATCDGMFFKGKEVAVNGGGSTAVGDALFLSNYCSHVWLIHRRDGFRAASADLEELKKRDNVTMILNSTVTELIGEKSLEAVRLKNKKDGKESTLPVAGLFVAIGQEPDNGAFADVARLDGRGYIEAGEDCRTATPGVFTAGDCRTKEVRQLTTAAADGAVAALAACAAI comes from the coding sequence ATGTATGACGTGATCATTGTGGGCGCAGGACCGGCCGGACTGACAGCGGCGATTTATGTGCGGCGGGCCGGCCGCAGCGCGCTCCTTCTGGAAGCGAAAATGGTCGGCGGGCAGATCGTGAATACGCCGGAGATCGAGAACTACCCCGGGCTCAAAAAAGTGTCGGGCTTTGATTTCACCCAGACTCTTTTCGAGCAGGCGACGGCGTTCGGTGCGGAGATCGCATATGAGACGGTGACGTCTGTGGAGAAGGATGGGGATGTGCGGACGGTCAGGACCGCTTCCGGAAAGACCTATCAGGCAAAGGCCGTGATCCTCGCTACCGGCGCGAAGAACCGTCATCTGGGACTTGCGCGTGAGGATGAGCTGCTCGGACACGGCATTTCCTACTGCGCGACGTGCGACGGGATGTTCTTCAAGGGAAAGGAGGTAGCCGTCAACGGAGGAGGCTCGACCGCTGTCGGCGACGCGCTGTTCCTCTCCAATTACTGCAGCCATGTCTGGCTGATTCACCGGAGGGACGGATTCCGGGCCGCCAGCGCGGATCTGGAAGAGTTGAAGAAGCGGGACAACGTGACAATGATCCTCAATTCCACGGTGACGGAGCTGATCGGGGAGAAAAGCCTTGAAGCGGTCAGACTGAAGAACAAAAAGGACGGCAAGGAATCGACGCTGCCGGTGGCCGGCCTTTTCGTCGCGATCGGCCAGGAACCGGACAACGGTGCGTTTGCGGACGTGGCAAGGCTCGACGGCCGGGGCTACATCGAAGCCGGCGAGGACTGCCGCACGGCGACGCCGGGTGTGTTTACGGCGGGAGACTGCCGGACCAAGGAAGTGCGGCAGCTGACGACGGCGGCGGCGGACGGCGCGGTGGCGGCGCTCGCGGCCTGTGCGGCGATCTGA
- a CDS encoding ABC transporter substrate-binding protein produces the protein MKKAIAFGLTAVMAASLAAPVMADSSVAEAASGDLITVGFSQVGHESDWRTASTNSVKEAFSKDKGFDLQFVDCDNDSQKQIESVRNFIEQQVDYIIIDPIVSTGWDTVLTEAQDADIPVIVIDRTIDDSDKYTAWIGTETKNEGLAAGAWLKEYAKAKNISDLNILVISGTTGSSAQIGRSTGFDEYVKSEGWNKLDEQTGDFTQDGGQKVMESYCKSYEGKFNVVVCQNDNEAFGAIDAMKQAGIKVGPDGDVIVISFDACKAGLQDTMDGLITADFQCNPLQGPDCAKLVKQLANGEDYEKQTFMAEPWYCHDDTVKSVSYKNAAGKDVTEDMIVVTQDIVDAGY, from the coding sequence ATGAAAAAAGCAATTGCGTTTGGTTTGACAGCAGTGATGGCAGCTTCGCTGGCAGCGCCGGTGATGGCGGACAGCAGCGTGGCCGAGGCGGCCAGCGGCGATCTGATCACCGTCGGTTTTTCTCAGGTGGGACATGAGTCCGACTGGCGTACCGCTTCCACCAACTCCGTGAAGGAAGCGTTCTCAAAGGATAAGGGCTTCGATCTTCAGTTCGTGGACTGCGACAATGATTCCCAGAAGCAGATCGAGTCGGTCCGCAACTTCATCGAGCAGCAGGTTGACTACATCATCATCGACCCGATCGTCTCCACCGGATGGGACACCGTCCTTACCGAGGCGCAGGATGCGGATATCCCGGTCATCGTCATCGACCGTACGATCGACGATTCCGACAAGTACACGGCATGGATCGGCACGGAGACCAAGAACGAAGGTCTTGCGGCCGGCGCGTGGCTGAAGGAATACGCCAAGGCGAAGAACATCAGCGACCTCAACATTCTGGTGATCTCCGGCACGACCGGCTCCTCCGCTCAGATCGGCCGTTCCACCGGCTTCGACGAGTATGTCAAGTCCGAGGGCTGGAACAAGCTGGACGAGCAGACCGGTGATTTCACGCAGGACGGCGGCCAGAAGGTTATGGAGTCTTACTGCAAGTCCTATGAAGGCAAGTTCAACGTGGTCGTCTGCCAGAACGATAACGAAGCGTTCGGCGCCATCGACGCGATGAAACAGGCCGGCATCAAGGTCGGACCGGACGGCGATGTCATCGTCATCTCCTTCGACGCATGCAAGGCAGGCCTTCAGGATACGATGGACGGCCTGATCACCGCTGACTTCCAGTGCAACCCGCTGCAGGGACCGGATTGCGCGAAGCTGGTCAAGCAGCTGGCCAACGGTGAAGACTATGAGAAGCAGACCTTCATGGCTGAGCCGTGGTACTGCCATGACGATACAGTGAAGTCCGTTTCTTATAAGAATGCAGCCGGCAAGGATGTCACGGAAGACATGATCGTCGTCACGCAGGACATCGTGGACGCAGGCTACTGA
- a CDS encoding glycerol-3-phosphate acyltransferase → MEILLPLLTGYLFGSILTAELVSRLSTGQSVFSIGTGNPGMANVMAVIGKKEGFLVLAGDILKTGAALAAVWLLFLRGRLSPSSGWPLLEEPALLAGLGVLLGHNWPAWHRFHGGKGVTVTCAWLILALPGWGTAACLAGGAVTLLTGYLPLGAVLIGALGALAGFAAAGPRTGLFFTAAALIMLSRHIHGLKRIAAGTEPRHFRKR, encoded by the coding sequence ATGGAGATTCTGCTGCCGCTTCTGACCGGCTATCTGTTCGGGAGCATTCTGACCGCGGAGCTTGTATCCCGCCTCAGCACCGGGCAGTCCGTCTTCTCCATCGGTACAGGCAACCCCGGGATGGCAAACGTAATGGCCGTCATCGGAAAAAAAGAAGGATTTCTCGTACTGGCCGGAGACATCCTGAAAACCGGAGCGGCCCTCGCGGCGGTCTGGCTGCTCTTTCTCCGCGGCCGTCTGTCTCCTTCGTCCGGCTGGCCGCTGCTTGAGGAACCGGCGCTTCTTGCGGGACTCGGCGTGCTGCTCGGCCATAACTGGCCCGCCTGGCACCGTTTCCACGGAGGCAAGGGCGTCACCGTCACCTGCGCCTGGCTGATTCTGGCCCTGCCCGGCTGGGGAACCGCCGCCTGTCTTGCCGGCGGAGCCGTCACGCTGCTGACGGGCTATCTGCCGCTGGGCGCCGTTCTCATCGGCGCACTGGGTGCGCTGGCCGGATTTGCCGCCGCGGGTCCGCGCACCGGTCTTTTCTTCACGGCCGCGGCGCTCATCATGCTGTCCCGTCATATTCACGGGCTGAAGCGGATCGCGGCCGGAACCGAACCCCGTCACTTCAGAAAGCGCTGA
- a CDS encoding PTS transporter subunit IIC, with the protein MDRFKAFLKRKDIEISLKRYGIDALGAMAQGLFCSLLIGTIINTIGKQFGVGWLTSPVATIAGEEYTVGGLATAMSGPAMACAIGYALHCPPLVLFSLITVGFASNALGGAGGPLAVLFVAIIASEAGKAVSKETKVDILVTPLVTIGAGVGLSAWWAPAIGAAASRVGTVIMWATGQQPFLMGIIVSVVVGVALTLPISSAAICAALSLTGLAGGAAVAGCCAQMVGFAVMSFPENRWGGLVSQGIGTSMLQMGNIVRNPRIWIAPILTSAVTGPLATCVFHLTMDGAPVSSGMGTCGLVGQIGVYTGWVNDIAAGTKAAVTPSDWFGLLMISFILPAVLCPLINLGLRRLGWVKDGDMKLS; encoded by the coding sequence ATGGACAGATTCAAGGCATTTCTGAAACGAAAGGATATCGAGATTTCACTGAAGCGGTACGGCATCGACGCCCTCGGCGCGATGGCGCAGGGACTTTTCTGTTCCCTGCTGATCGGGACCATCATCAACACGATCGGAAAGCAGTTCGGGGTCGGCTGGCTGACGAGTCCGGTCGCGACGATCGCCGGCGAGGAGTACACGGTCGGCGGACTGGCCACCGCGATGAGCGGTCCGGCGATGGCATGCGCGATCGGATACGCGCTGCACTGCCCGCCGCTGGTGCTGTTTTCCCTGATCACAGTCGGCTTCGCCTCCAACGCACTGGGCGGCGCGGGCGGCCCTCTGGCGGTGCTCTTCGTTGCGATCATCGCGTCTGAGGCCGGCAAGGCGGTGTCGAAGGAAACGAAGGTCGACATCCTCGTCACGCCGCTCGTCACGATCGGCGCCGGCGTCGGCCTCTCCGCGTGGTGGGCGCCGGCGATCGGCGCGGCGGCCAGCCGGGTCGGCACCGTGATTATGTGGGCGACGGGACAGCAGCCGTTCCTGATGGGGATCATCGTCTCCGTGGTCGTCGGCGTGGCGCTGACCCTGCCGATCTCCTCCGCGGCGATCTGCGCCGCGCTGAGCCTTACCGGCCTCGCGGGAGGCGCGGCGGTCGCCGGCTGCTGCGCGCAGATGGTGGGTTTCGCGGTGATGTCTTTCCCGGAAAACCGCTGGGGCGGACTGGTTTCCCAGGGAATCGGAACCTCGATGCTTCAGATGGGCAATATCGTCCGCAATCCGAGGATCTGGATTGCGCCGATCCTCACGTCGGCGGTCACCGGACCGCTGGCAACCTGCGTCTTCCATCTGACGATGGACGGGGCACCCGTCTCCTCCGGTATGGGAACCTGCGGTCTTGTCGGTCAGATCGGCGTTTACACCGGTTGGGTCAATGACATCGCTGCCGGAACGAAGGCCGCCGTCACGCCCTCTGACTGGTTCGGCCTGCTGATGATCTCCTTTATCCTTCCCGCAGTGCTCTGCCCGCTGATCAATCTCGGGCTGCGCCGTCTCGGATGGGTGAAGGACGGCGATATGAAGCTTTCCTGA
- a CDS encoding ABC transporter permease: MKTWNKLKKSPLFLPILCLFLVLLINLFKDVSFFSVSIKNGVLYGRLIDVLNRGSEIAILAVGQTLVVAVSAGTDISVGSVMALAACGGCMVLTGYGNTSVTTVLYPIGIGILVGIIYGIVCGMINGAMVAKLKIQPMVATLILFTAARAVGLLLCNNQITYIRYEPYKYLGNFLPGCPIPTPILVTVVVILIAELILKKSSLELYIQSVGINSRASRICGINSDMICFICYTICGLCAGIAGMIASSRIYSADSNNIGLNYELDAILSVALGGNSLAGGKFNMAGSIIGAYTIQAITTTLLAMGVSTDQAPVFKAVIVVVIVVVQSPVFKNWRARQEKKKAAGKEAVA; the protein is encoded by the coding sequence ATGAAAACGTGGAATAAACTGAAGAAGAGCCCGCTGTTTCTTCCGATTCTCTGTCTCTTCCTGGTTCTTCTGATCAATCTGTTCAAGGATGTGAGCTTCTTCTCAGTCTCGATCAAGAACGGCGTCCTCTACGGCCGTCTGATCGATGTTCTGAACCGCGGTTCTGAGATCGCGATCCTCGCCGTCGGCCAGACACTGGTGGTTGCGGTTTCGGCGGGAACCGATATCTCGGTCGGGTCGGTGATGGCGCTGGCGGCCTGCGGCGGCTGCATGGTGCTGACCGGCTACGGGAACACTTCGGTGACGACGGTGCTCTATCCTATCGGAATCGGCATTCTCGTCGGCATCATCTACGGCATTGTCTGCGGCATGATCAACGGCGCGATGGTCGCGAAGCTGAAAATTCAGCCGATGGTCGCCACGCTGATCCTGTTTACGGCCGCGCGCGCGGTGGGGCTTCTGCTCTGCAACAACCAGATCACCTATATCCGCTATGAGCCCTACAAGTATCTCGGAAACTTCCTGCCGGGCTGCCCGATTCCGACGCCGATCCTTGTGACAGTCGTCGTGATTCTGATCGCGGAGCTGATTCTGAAGAAGTCGTCGCTGGAGCTGTATATCCAGTCGGTCGGCATCAACAGCCGGGCCTCCCGGATCTGCGGCATCAACTCGGACATGATCTGCTTCATCTGCTACACGATCTGCGGCCTCTGTGCGGGCATCGCGGGCATGATCGCCTCGTCCCGCATCTACTCGGCGGATTCCAACAACATCGGCCTCAACTACGAACTGGACGCGATCCTTTCCGTGGCGCTCGGCGGCAACTCGCTGGCCGGCGGCAAGTTCAATATGGCCGGTTCGATCATCGGCGCTTATACGATTCAGGCGATCACCACCACGCTGCTGGCGATGGGCGTCTCCACGGATCAGGCGCCGGTCTTCAAGGCCGTCATCGTCGTCGTCATCGTCGTCGTCCAGTCCCCGGTCTTCAAGAACTGGAGAGCGAGACAGGAGAAGAAAAAGGCAGCCGGAAAGGAGGCCGTTGCGTGA
- the trxA gene encoding thioredoxin, whose product MEVIKVTVDTFDDVVLKSSEPVLVDFWASWCGPCRMLSPVIAQVAAEAEGFKVASVNVDEEGELAQRYGVASIPTLIVFENGKAARTSVGVIPKDRILELVKG is encoded by the coding sequence ATGGAAGTAATCAAAGTGACAGTCGATACATTTGACGATGTGGTTCTGAAGAGCAGCGAGCCGGTGCTGGTAGATTTCTGGGCCAGCTGGTGCGGACCCTGCAGGATGCTTTCGCCCGTTATCGCCCAGGTGGCGGCGGAGGCGGAGGGCTTCAAGGTGGCGTCAGTCAATGTGGATGAGGAAGGGGAGCTCGCGCAGCGGTACGGCGTGGCGTCGATCCCGACGCTGATCGTGTTCGAAAACGGGAAGGCCGCGCGCACATCCGTCGGCGTCATCCCGAAGGACCGGATTCTGGAACTTGTGAAGGGCTGA
- a CDS encoding sugar ABC transporter ATP-binding protein: MAKEENVLIQMTDIVKTFPGVVALDHAQLTLRKGEIHALMGENGAGKSTIIKCLTGVYERDSGEIHMDGVEGNIRCHSTMDAQNIGIATVYQEVNLCPNLTVAENLFIGREPRTKFHTIDWKKMNQNAQKLMDQLQIAVDVTQTLENYSIAIQQMIAIARAVDMDCKCLILDEPTSSLDDNEVEKLFHMMRELRQRGVGIIFVTHFLDQVYEVCDRITVMRNGTFVGDYSVAELPRVKLVAAMLGKDFDDLAAIKKEGGQISTGEVEYEAEGLSHRGTIKPFNFSIRKGEVVGLAGLLGSGRSELVRCIYGVDAAQTGTEKMKGKVLKITAPIDSIKAGMGYLPDDRKLDGCIGGLSVRENILIALQARTGLFKRIPMAKQNEIADHFIKVLSIKTASRETLLSQLSGGNQQKVILARWLATNPEFLILDEPTRGIDIGTKTEIQKLVLQLAGKGMSVIFISSEIDEMLRTCSRICIMRDGQKVGELDSKETELNQETVMAAIAGGES; this comes from the coding sequence ATGGCAAAAGAAGAGAATGTACTGATTCAGATGACGGATATCGTCAAGACGTTCCCCGGCGTTGTCGCGCTTGACCACGCGCAGCTCACTCTGAGAAAGGGCGAGATTCACGCCCTGATGGGAGAGAACGGCGCCGGAAAGTCCACGATTATCAAATGTCTCACCGGTGTCTATGAGAGGGACAGCGGCGAGATCCATATGGACGGCGTGGAGGGCAACATCCGCTGCCACTCCACAATGGACGCCCAGAACATCGGCATCGCGACGGTGTATCAGGAGGTCAATCTCTGCCCGAACCTCACAGTGGCGGAGAACCTTTTCATCGGCCGTGAGCCGAGAACGAAATTTCACACGATCGACTGGAAGAAGATGAACCAGAACGCGCAGAAGCTGATGGATCAGCTCCAGATTGCGGTCGATGTGACACAGACGCTTGAAAATTACTCCATCGCCATCCAGCAGATGATCGCGATCGCGCGCGCCGTCGATATGGACTGCAAGTGCCTCATCCTCGACGAGCCGACCTCATCTCTCGATGACAACGAGGTGGAGAAGCTGTTTCATATGATGAGAGAGCTCCGGCAGCGGGGCGTCGGCATCATCTTCGTCACGCACTTCCTCGATCAGGTCTACGAGGTCTGCGACCGGATCACGGTCATGCGGAACGGAACCTTTGTCGGAGACTACTCTGTGGCGGAGCTGCCGCGCGTCAAGCTGGTCGCCGCGATGCTCGGAAAAGACTTCGACGATCTTGCCGCGATCAAGAAGGAGGGCGGACAGATTTCCACGGGAGAGGTGGAGTACGAGGCGGAGGGCCTCAGCCACCGCGGAACGATCAAGCCGTTCAACTTCTCCATCCGCAAGGGCGAGGTCGTGGGACTCGCCGGACTGCTCGGCTCCGGCCGGAGTGAACTGGTCCGCTGTATCTACGGCGTGGACGCGGCGCAGACCGGTACGGAGAAGATGAAGGGGAAGGTGCTGAAAATCACGGCGCCCATCGATTCGATCAAGGCCGGCATGGGCTACCTTCCGGACGACCGGAAGCTGGACGGCTGCATCGGCGGCCTCTCCGTCAGAGAGAACATCCTCATCGCCCTTCAGGCGAGAACCGGACTCTTCAAGCGGATCCCGATGGCGAAGCAGAATGAGATCGCGGATCATTTCATCAAGGTGCTGTCCATCAAGACCGCTTCGAGAGAGACATTGCTCAGCCAGCTCTCCGGCGGCAACCAGCAGAAGGTGATCCTCGCCCGCTGGCTCGCCACGAACCCGGAATTTCTGATCCTTGACGAGCCGACCCGCGGCATCGATATCGGAACAAAGACCGAAATCCAGAAGCTGGTCCTTCAGCTGGCCGGCAAGGGCATGAGCGTAATCTTCATCTCATCGGAGATCGACGAGATGCTGCGTACCTGCAGCCGGATCTGCATCATGCGAGACGGACAGAAGGTAGGCGAGCTGGATTCGAAGGAAACCGAGCTCAATCAGGAGACGGTGATGGCTGCGATCGCGGGAGGTGAGAGCTGA
- a CDS encoding serine hydrolase domain-containing protein, producing MKEETKRAIDGLIEDAVHDGTTAGALFAVTEDGRETFYTEHGYARIEEEKPMTRDCLFRMFSMTKPVTAVAAMVLMEKGMLDLGQPVKELIPGFGGDYVMEGKKRVPCRKQMTVLDLLNMTSGLTYGDGRTAADLMTMKRMIEETRRLHTDEAVGTVDFARALSELPRAFEPESSWRYGYSADVLGAVIECVTGERYGDWLKENVLLPMGMTDTDFYVPEEKQPRLAHVYREVDGTMRRSFEETEGCAGAAGSDGKKPNRRRIVRNPDGGAPMRRYTADPLLVPMAMDRRPAFECGGAGLVSSLDDYSKLIAMLMGEGKVNGVRILQPETVRFLTSGSLSPIQQAEMDRLFGAMGGFTYQHLLRRMTDPGRYAGLARMDEYGWDSWTGCYFAIFPHERKSMLLLEQKAECGTIPLVRKIRNVWLSGWT from the coding sequence ATGAAGGAAGAGACGAAACGGGCGATCGACGGACTGATCGAGGACGCCGTTCATGACGGGACGACGGCGGGTGCGCTGTTTGCTGTCACGGAGGACGGCAGGGAAACCTTTTACACGGAGCACGGCTATGCACGGATTGAGGAAGAAAAACCGATGACACGGGACTGCCTCTTCCGTATGTTCTCGATGACGAAGCCTGTCACGGCGGTGGCCGCGATGGTGCTGATGGAGAAAGGAATGCTCGACCTCGGCCAGCCCGTGAAGGAACTGATTCCCGGCTTCGGCGGCGATTATGTGATGGAGGGAAAGAAGCGGGTGCCCTGCAGAAAGCAGATGACCGTTCTGGATCTTCTCAACATGACGTCCGGTCTGACATACGGGGACGGCCGGACGGCAGCCGACCTGATGACCATGAAGCGGATGATTGAGGAGACAAGACGGCTCCATACCGATGAGGCCGTCGGGACGGTCGATTTTGCGCGTGCACTCAGCGAGCTGCCGCGGGCGTTCGAGCCGGAATCATCCTGGCGGTACGGCTATTCGGCGGATGTGCTCGGCGCGGTGATCGAGTGCGTGACGGGCGAACGGTACGGCGACTGGCTGAAGGAAAATGTCCTGCTTCCGATGGGGATGACCGATACGGATTTCTATGTTCCGGAGGAAAAGCAGCCGCGTCTTGCGCATGTCTACCGGGAGGTCGACGGGACGATGCGGCGATCCTTTGAGGAGACGGAAGGATGCGCCGGGGCGGCCGGCTCAGACGGGAAAAAGCCAAACCGCCGCCGGATCGTGAGAAACCCGGACGGCGGCGCGCCGATGCGGCGCTACACGGCCGATCCGCTTCTGGTCCCGATGGCGATGGACCGGCGGCCGGCCTTTGAGTGCGGTGGCGCGGGACTCGTTTCTTCTCTGGACGATTACTCGAAGCTGATCGCGATGCTGATGGGGGAGGGAAAGGTGAACGGCGTCCGGATTCTGCAGCCGGAGACGGTACGGTTCCTCACGTCCGGATCCCTTTCACCGATTCAGCAGGCGGAGATGGACCGCCTCTTCGGCGCGATGGGCGGCTTCACTTATCAGCATCTGCTGAGGCGGATGACGGATCCGGGCCGCTATGCCGGTCTTGCGCGTATGGACGAGTACGGCTGGGACAGCTGGACGGGCTGCTACTTCGCGATTTTCCCGCATGAGAGGAAGAGCATGCTGCTTCTCGAGCAGAAGGCGGAGTGCGGGACGATCCCGCTGGTACGCAAAATCCGGAACGTGTGGCTGAGCGGATGGACATGA
- the rpiB gene encoding ribose 5-phosphate isomerase B, translating into MKLAIGNDHTGVAMKNEIMAWLKEKGIEVVNVGTDSTERFDYAVSGYRIARLVADGEVDGGIAICGTGIGISLAANKVRGIRACVCSEPYSARLSKMHNNSNIIAFGARVVGVEMAKMIVEEWLSASFEGGRHARRVAQIMEIEETQHLKAAEQE; encoded by the coding sequence ATGAAACTGGCAATCGGAAACGACCACACAGGCGTGGCGATGAAGAACGAGATCATGGCCTGGCTGAAGGAGAAGGGCATTGAGGTCGTCAATGTCGGCACAGACTCGACAGAGCGGTTCGACTATGCCGTCAGCGGCTACCGGATCGCCCGTCTGGTGGCAGACGGCGAGGTGGACGGAGGTATCGCGATCTGCGGAACCGGCATCGGGATTTCACTGGCTGCCAACAAGGTGCGCGGCATCCGGGCCTGCGTCTGCAGCGAGCCGTATTCGGCCCGGCTGTCGAAGATGCACAATAATTCCAATATCATCGCGTTCGGCGCCCGCGTCGTGGGCGTCGAGATGGCCAAGATGATCGTGGAGGAGTGGCTTTCAGCCTCCTTCGAGGGCGGCCGTCACGCGAGACGGGTCGCACAGATCATGGAAATCGAGGAGACGCAGCATCTGAAGGCTGCGGAACAGGAATAA
- a CDS encoding C69 family dipeptidase, with amino-acid sequence MPCTTVLVGKDASYNGSTMIARNEDAGGVGHFNPKKCIVLHPGDQPVRYRSVLSHLEIELPAESLRTTMMPNAVPDEGVWAAAGTNEANVSMTATETITSNSRVLGADPLVLYQPARTEKKRQEDGTVIETEVSPERAGGIGEEDMVSIVLPYIRSAREGVRRLGDLLTRYGTYEMNGIAFQDSDEIWWLETIGGHHWIARRVPDNACVLMPNQLGIDVFDLTDAMGAQEEFMCSADLPEFMERYHLDLTMRGDMDGDEEEEPDEGLFNPREAFGSHSDQDHVYNTPRAWYMMRYFAPHDGTYDGPDADCRPEDDDLPWCVVPERKITVEDVRYALSSHYQGTPYDPYATYGNPSERGRYRAIGINRTNFLSIHEQRPGLPADFAAVEWVAFASNVFNALVPFYPNVNETPAYLAETPSRVTTDSFYWASRLTAALADAAYGSCIQAVERYQMTVMAKSRNILNVCDAAQTAETDPDLREKLRERANGEIAAMLREETDSVLKKVLDEASARMKNAFSRADN; translated from the coding sequence ATGCCCTGTACAACAGTGCTGGTCGGAAAGGACGCGTCCTACAACGGCTCGACGATGATCGCGAGGAACGAGGACGCCGGAGGCGTCGGTCATTTTAATCCGAAGAAGTGCATCGTCCTTCACCCCGGCGATCAGCCGGTCCGGTACCGCTCGGTGCTCTCTCATCTGGAGATTGAGCTTCCGGCGGAGTCACTCAGAACGACCATGATGCCGAACGCTGTCCCGGACGAAGGCGTCTGGGCGGCGGCTGGCACCAATGAAGCCAATGTCTCGATGACCGCGACGGAGACAATTACATCCAATTCGCGGGTGCTCGGCGCCGATCCGCTGGTTCTGTACCAGCCGGCCCGGACAGAGAAGAAACGCCAGGAGGACGGAACCGTGATTGAAACCGAGGTCAGTCCCGAGCGGGCCGGCGGCATCGGAGAGGAGGATATGGTCTCGATCGTGCTTCCGTATATCCGCAGCGCACGGGAAGGCGTGCGCCGACTGGGCGATCTGCTGACGCGGTACGGAACCTATGAGATGAACGGCATCGCGTTTCAGGACAGCGATGAAATCTGGTGGCTGGAGACGATCGGCGGCCATCACTGGATCGCCCGCCGTGTGCCGGACAATGCCTGCGTGCTGATGCCGAATCAGCTGGGGATCGATGTCTTCGATCTGACGGACGCTATGGGCGCGCAGGAGGAATTCATGTGCTCCGCCGACCTTCCGGAATTTATGGAGCGGTACCATCTCGACCTGACGATGCGGGGAGACATGGACGGCGATGAGGAAGAGGAGCCGGATGAAGGTCTTTTCAACCCGAGAGAGGCATTCGGGAGCCATTCGGATCAGGATCATGTCTACAATACGCCAAGAGCCTGGTATATGATGCGGTATTTTGCGCCTCACGACGGCACCTACGACGGTCCCGACGCGGACTGCCGCCCGGAGGACGATGATCTTCCGTGGTGTGTCGTGCCGGAACGGAAGATCACGGTGGAGGATGTGAGATACGCGCTTTCAAGCCATTATCAGGGAACGCCCTATGATCCGTACGCCACATACGGAAATCCGTCCGAGCGGGGACGCTACCGCGCGATCGGCATCAACCGGACCAATTTCCTCTCGATCCATGAGCAGCGCCCGGGTCTGCCGGCCGACTTTGCGGCCGTCGAATGGGTGGCGTTCGCGTCCAACGTGTTCAACGCGCTGGTGCCTTTCTATCCGAATGTAAACGAGACACCGGCTTATCTCGCCGAGACGCCGTCGCGGGTTACCACTGACAGCTTCTACTGGGCGTCACGTCTGACGGCGGCGCTGGCCGACGCGGCGTACGGATCCTGCATTCAGGCTGTGGAGCGCTATCAGATGACGGTGATGGCGAAGAGCCGGAACATTCTCAACGTTTGCGATGCCGCCCAGACGGCGGAAACGGACCCGGATCTCCGCGAGAAGCTGAGAGAGCGGGCCAACGGAGAGATCGCGGCGATGCTCAGAGAAGAGACGGACAGCGTGCTGAAAAAGGTGCTCGATGAGGCCAGCGCGCGGATGAAGAACGCCTTTTCGCGAGCGGATAACTGA